GCAATAGCGCTTTGGCGGATATACGCGCGATGTTAAAGCGCTAAAATCGACTATTTTTAACTGACCTTTGGCGCAATTGGCGCTATTTGAGGAAGCTCCGTGGAAGCACTGCACAAGAAAATTCGCGAAGAAGGCATCGTGCTTTCCGATCAAGTACTGAAAGTCGACGCCTTTCTGAACCATCAGATCGATCCGCAGTTGATGAAGCTGATCGGCGACGAATTCGCCACGCTGTTCAAGGATTCGGGCATCACCAAGATCGTCACCATCGAAGCCTCGGGGATTGCCCCGGCCATCATGACCGGCCTCAATCTGGGCGTGCCGGTGATCTTCGCCCGCAAGCACCAGTCCCTGACCCTGACCGAGAACCTGCTGTCGGCCACCGTGTACTCCTTCACCAAGCAGGTGGAAAGCACCGTGGCCATCTCGCCACGGCACCTGACCAGCAGCGACCGCGTGCTGATCATCGACGACTTCCTGGCCAACGGTAAGGCGTCCCAGGCGCTGATCTCGATCATCAAGCAGGCCGGCGCCACCGTGGCCGGCCTGGGCATCGTCATCGAGAAGTCCTTCCAGGGCGGCCGCGCCGAACTGGACGCCCAGGGCTACCGCGTGGAATCCCTGGCCCGGGTCAAATCCCTGGCCGGCGGCGTGGTCACCTTCATCGAGTAAACTCGCCCGCCAGCCTTGCGTAGAGGCTGGCTTGTGTAGGAACTGGCTTGCCAGCGAAGACGCCCTTGAGAGCAATGCAAGACTTAAGGCAAGCCGGCTCCTACGACAGCGTTGGCGAAGTGGCCTGCAGACCGGCCAGCAGGAAGCGCTGATACAGCTCCTCGCGCAGCCCATCGGGCTGCTCCAGCCCCATGCGCTCAAGGTGCGCCGCAAAGGCCTCAGGCTCCGGCGCATCGAGTGCCGCCTTGCCCAGTTCGAGGATCTCGCTGAGCTTGAACTTGCTCTTGAGCCAGTTCAGCGCCCGCAGCAGATCACGCTCCTCGTCGCTGAAATCGCTGCCCAACGGATACTCCGGAAACAGGTGGCGATGACGCGCCTGAATCCTCTGCAGACGCTGTGGGCTGTTGTCGGTAAAACGCGGATCCAGACGAAAATCCTTCGGCAGCTTTCCGGCTTTCTGCGCCTGCTCCAGCAACCCAGGCTGAAAGCGTGAATCGCTGATATTGAGCAGCGCCTCGATCACCTTCGCATCCGTCTTGCCTCGCAGGTCGGCGATGCCGTACTCGGTGATCACGATGTCCCGCAGATGACGGGGGATGGTGCAATGGCCGTACTCCCAGACGATGTTTGAGCTCACCTCCCCCGCCGACTCGCGCCAGCTGCGCAGAATCAGCACCGAGCGAGCATCCGCCAGGGCATGGCCCTGGGCAACGAAGTTGTACTGCCCACCCACGCCACTGAGCACCTTCCCGCCCTGCAACTGATCGGACACGGCGGCGCCCATCAGGGTCATGGTGAAGGCACTGTTGATAAACCGCGCATCCCGGCGTTGCAGGCGCTTGAGCTCTTCATGGCCATACAGCTCGTTGATGAAGCTGATGGCGGTCATGTTGAACTCCGCCAGCTTGGACTTGGGCAGCTCCCGCAGACGCTGATAGAAACTGCGCGGCCCGAGGAAGAATCCGCCGTGG
This genomic stretch from Pseudomonas sp. Os17 harbors:
- a CDS encoding xanthine phosphoribosyltransferase, with amino-acid sequence MEALHKKIREEGIVLSDQVLKVDAFLNHQIDPQLMKLIGDEFATLFKDSGITKIVTIEASGIAPAIMTGLNLGVPVIFARKHQSLTLTENLLSATVYSFTKQVESTVAISPRHLTSSDRVLIIDDFLANGKASQALISIIKQAGATVAGLGIVIEKSFQGGRAELDAQGYRVESLARVKSLAGGVVTFIE